In Quercus lobata isolate SW786 chromosome 12, ValleyOak3.0 Primary Assembly, whole genome shotgun sequence, a genomic segment contains:
- the LOC115970240 gene encoding uncharacterized protein LOC115970240 has translation MDQEVVNSLEKLKLTKEEEEDIVLANINSFEIFEECSLSLFGRLLSYCHQNLRALKNTLKAAWKMDSNLRIVEVGNNILQFKFGSRCQLEWVEKSGPWNFDNILLLLCRWRKGLTSKNISFSHSPFWVQIWGLPFENMIEDIGKDIDSKIGRVLEVDKRAMQTDQAKFLRIRVEVQIDKPLRRGGYIKNDEAGGVLKVGGEKEKLKEQSVTEKGCSASMAVDSGVGEKCVAGSRSSPELVVGGGAEEENGMVIMVEAAPLNMAKSLVTSNHGE, from the exons ATGGATCAGGAAGTAGTGAATAGTTTGGAAAAGTTGAAGctcacaaaagaagaagaagaggatatTGTTCTTGCGAATATTAACAGctttgaaatttttgaagaaTGCTCTTTGAGCTTATTTGGGCGTTTACTTTCATATTGTCATCAAAATCTAAGAGCTTTAAAGAACACTTTAAAGGCAGCATGGAAGATGGATTCTAATTTAAGAATTGTGGAAGTGGGGAATAATATTTTGCAGTTTAAATTTGGTTCAAGATGCCAGTTAGAGTGGGTTGAAAAAAGTGGCCCTTGGAATTTTGACAACATCCTTCTCCTTCTTTGTAGGTGGAGGAAAGGCTTAACAtcaaaaaatattagtttttctCATTCTCCTTTCTGGGTGCAGATTTGGGGTCTGCCATTTGAGAATATGATTGAAGATATTGGGAAGGATATTGACAGCAAGATTGGAAGGGTGTTAGAAGTTGACAAGAGGGCTATGCAAACAGATCAAGCTAAGTTTTTAAGAATTAGAGTTGAGGTACAGATTGATAAACCTCTCCGTAGAGGGGGGTATATTAAGAATGATGAAG CTGGTGGAGTTCTAAAAGTTGGAGGTGAAAAGGAAAAGCTGAAGGAGCAGTCCGTGACTGAAAAAGGATGCTCGGCTTCTATGGCAGTGGACAGTGGAGTAGGTGAAAAGTGTGTGGCTGGCAGCCGGAGCTCGCCTGAGCTGGTAGTTGGCGGTGGAGCTGAGGAAGAGAATGGTATGGTGATCATGGTGGAGGCAGCTCCCTTGAACATGGCGAAAAGTCTTGTCACGTCCAATCATGGGGAATAA
- the LOC115970239 gene encoding putative disease resistance protein RGA3: protein MEQNGVWANSKAIQEKRETLRNLVCRDRNGSLGSEINILRKEINELLDSEEIKWHQRSKVQWLGLGGRNTKYFHTRASDRRRKNTISCIMDENGNWHDSIDGIVEVAVSYFKNIYSSSYLTRISEVLDTIPTKVTEEMNQLLIQEFTREEVEIALNQMHPTKAPSPDTNSQECQNLIDILQLYEAASGQKINADKSSVFFSNNTPDDRRNEVLNMLGPMQDTYHKKYLGLPSIIGKSKVEIFAEIKERVERKLSGWKEKMLSTLNDIANDRNNFQLVGHPLETRVVTRGRDQTHSFVTEEEVIGREGDKKAIIDLLLDFDVEENVSFISIVGIGGLGKTTLAQYVYNDEKVKTYFELKMWVCVSDIFELKIIFEKIIASAIDKKPENFEMDQLQNKLRQNLNQKKYLLILDDVWNEDKESWCELKRLLMGGAKGSKVVVTTRTKLVAKITSTISPYFLEGLSKSQSWLLLKQMAFKKEQETVDPNLEAIGMEIVENCQGVPLAIKTIGRVLYFKNTKDEWSYIKNNELTNVTQSKNGVLPVLKLSYDHLPSHLRCCFAYCSLFPKDYLIDKLTLIQLWIAQGFIQSPEENLQLEDVANEYFMDLIWRSFFQEAEEDEGMNMKFKVHDLIHDLAQLVSRIECALVDSNAKNCQ from the exons ATGGAACAAAATGGTGTTTGGGCAAATTCCAAAGCAATTCAAGAGAAAAGGGAGACTCTTAGGAATCTGGTCTGTAGAGATAGAAATGGCAGCTTGGGCAGTGAAATCAATATATTAAGAAAGGAGATTAATGAGTTATTGGATAGTGAAGAAATTAAGTGGCATCAGAGATCAAAGGTGCAATGGTTAGGCCTTGGAGGTCGAAATACGAAATACTTCCACACTAGAGCTTCAGatagaagaaggaaaaatactATTAGCTGTATTATGGATGAAAATGGAAATTGGCATGATTCCATTGATGGTATTGTGGAGGTGGCAGtgtcatattttaaaaatatatattcttcttCCTACCTGACTCGCATTTCGGAAGTTCTTGATACTATTCCAACAAAAGTCACGGAGGAAATGAATCAGCTCCTTATTCAAGAATTCACAAGGGAGGAAGTTGAGATAGCGCTAAATCAAATGCATCCAACAAAGGCCCCAAGTCCGGACA CAAATAGTCAAGAATGCCAAAATCTTATTGATATCCTCCAGTTATATGAAGCTGCATCGGGTCAGAAAATCAATGCGGATAAATCTTCAGTCTTTTTTAGTAACAATACCCCGGATGATAGAAGAAATGAAGTGTTGAATATGTTGGGTCCTATGCAAGATACCTACCATAAAAAATACCTTGGCTTACCCTCAATCATTGGTAAgtcaaaagttgaaatttttgctGAAATCAAAGAGAGGGTGGAGAGGAAATTATCAGGGTGGAAGGAGAAAATGCTATCA acccttaatgaTATAGCAAATGATAGAAACAACTTCCAGTTGGTAGGTCATCCTTTAGAGACACGGGTTGTGACTAGGGGTAGGGACCAAACCCACTCATTTGTAACCGAAGAAGAAGTTATCGGGAGAGAAGGGGATAAGAAGGCCATCATTGATCTGTTATTGGACTTTGATGTGGAAGAGAACGTTTCGTTCATATCCATAGTGGGAATCGGTGGCCTGGGGAAGACCACACTTGCCCAATATGTGTACAATGATGAGAAAGTCAAAACTTATTTTGAGTTGAAGATGTGGGTGTGTGTCTCCGACAtctttgaattaaaaataatttttgaaaagatCATTGCATCTGCAATTGATAAAAAACCTGAAAACTTTGAAATGGATCAATTGCAAAATAAACTTCGCCAAAATCTCAACCAAAAGAAGTACCTACTTATATTGGATGATGTTTGGAATGAAGATAAGGAAAGTTGGTGTGAATTGAAAAGACTTTTAATGGGTGGTGCAAAAGGAAGTAAGGTGGTAGTAACTACTAGGACCAAACTGGTTGCGAAAATTACTAGCACAATCTCACCATATTTTTTAGAAGGCCTATCAAAGAGTCAATCTTGGTTGTTATTGAAGCAAATGGCATTTAAAAAAGAGCAAGAGACTGTTGATCCTAACCTTGAAGCAATTGGAATGGAAATTGTAGAAAATTGCCAAGGAGTGCCTCTTGCTATAAAGACAATTGGGAGGGTCTTATActtcaaaaacacaaaagatgaatggtcatatataaaaaataatgaacttACAAATGTAACTCAATCAAAGAATGGTGTTTTACCGGTTCTAAAATTGAGTTATGATCATCTTCCATCACATTTGAGGTGTTGTTTTGCATATTGTTCACTATTTCCCAAAGATTATTTGATTGATAAGCTGACATTGATACAACTATGGATAGCACAAGGATTTATTCAATCACCAGAGGAAAACTTACAATTAGAGGATGTTGCCAATGAGTACTTCATGGATCTAATTTGGAGATCCTTTTTccaagaagcagaagaagatgaaggcatGAATATGAAGTTTAAAGTGCATGATTTAATTCATGATCTTGCACAATTAGTATCAAGAATTGAATGTGCATTGGTTGATTCTAATGCAAAAAATTGTCAATGA